The following are encoded together in the Salmonella enterica subsp. enterica serovar Choleraesuis genome:
- a CDS encoding biotin-independent malonate decarboxylase subunit gamma → MTGSQSRGEIWLEKLTGNAPRMGGLCASVQVADAPLNGETARFIAVVPDANNHFPRAVHGEVGLLEGWTLAKVVNETVTADAGNSHKRPIVAIIDVPSQAYGRREEAFGIHQALAGAAAAYASSRLAGHPVIGLIVGKAMSGAFLAHGYQANRLIAFNDPGVLVHAMGKAAAARITLRSVEALEKLAATIPPMAYDVASYQTLGLLSELMDIANPDAPDADAVLRVTATLGAQVADARRDPSLNNRLGAENRNSSQRVRELMKASW, encoded by the coding sequence ATGACTGGTTCACAAAGCCGCGGTGAGATTTGGCTTGAGAAACTCACCGGCAATGCGCCGCGTATGGGCGGGCTGTGCGCGTCGGTACAGGTGGCCGATGCGCCGTTAAACGGTGAAACGGCGCGCTTTATCGCCGTGGTGCCGGATGCAAACAACCACTTCCCACGCGCCGTACACGGTGAAGTGGGGCTGCTGGAGGGCTGGACGCTGGCCAAAGTGGTTAATGAAACCGTTACCGCAGATGCCGGAAACAGCCATAAGCGCCCGATTGTCGCCATCATTGACGTCCCGAGCCAGGCCTATGGCCGCCGCGAAGAGGCATTTGGTATTCATCAGGCCCTGGCGGGAGCCGCCGCCGCATATGCCAGCTCGCGGCTGGCCGGGCATCCGGTTATTGGTCTTATCGTGGGTAAAGCAATGTCCGGGGCGTTTCTGGCCCACGGCTATCAGGCTAACCGACTGATAGCCTTCAATGACCCTGGCGTGCTGGTTCACGCGATGGGTAAAGCGGCCGCGGCGCGCATTACTCTGCGCAGCGTCGAGGCGCTGGAAAAACTGGCGGCCACCATCCCGCCAATGGCCTATGACGTCGCCAGCTATCAGACCCTGGGCCTGCTCAGCGAGCTGATGGATATCGCCAATCCAGACGCGCCGGATGCCGACGCCGTGCTACGGGTGACCGCAACGCTTGGCGCACAGGTGGCCGATGCCCGTCGCGATCCTTCCCTTAATAACCGGCTGGGGGCCGAAAACCGTAACAGCTCGCAAAGGGTGCGCGAGCTGATGAAAGCAAGCTGGTAA
- a CDS encoding biotin-independent malonate decarboxylase subunit beta yields the protein MRDDSSFIELRARDRAKALLDDGSFRELLGPFEGVMSPWLAPQGVVPQSDDGMVVAKGTIGGKPAVVIAIEGVFQGGSMGEVSGAKMAAALELAALDNRNGVATQAVLCLETGGVRLQEANLGLAAIADIHAAIVDLRRYVPVVGIIAGTVGCFGGMSIAAALCSHLIVTREARLGLNGPQVIEQEAGIAEYDSRDRPFIWSMTGGEVRYHSGFVDALVPDGVHAVQQALNQALSAGKPAQLRTDDYQRYLDKLSRVDTAQQADSAQIKGLFGEVK from the coding sequence ATGCGTGACGATTCAAGTTTTATCGAACTGCGCGCCCGGGATCGCGCAAAAGCGCTGCTGGATGACGGCAGCTTCCGCGAACTGCTCGGTCCGTTTGAAGGCGTGATGTCGCCGTGGCTGGCTCCGCAGGGTGTGGTACCGCAATCGGATGACGGCATGGTAGTGGCTAAAGGCACTATCGGCGGTAAACCGGCGGTGGTTATCGCTATCGAAGGGGTATTCCAGGGCGGCAGCATGGGGGAAGTTTCCGGTGCAAAAATGGCGGCGGCTCTAGAACTGGCGGCGTTAGATAACCGTAACGGCGTTGCGACTCAGGCAGTGCTGTGCCTTGAGACCGGCGGCGTGCGCTTGCAAGAGGCGAACCTGGGGCTGGCGGCCATTGCCGATATTCATGCCGCAATAGTCGACCTGCGTCGCTACGTGCCGGTCGTCGGGATTATTGCCGGAACCGTGGGCTGCTTTGGCGGGATGTCGATAGCGGCCGCGCTATGTAGCCATCTTATTGTTACTCGCGAAGCGCGGCTGGGGCTGAACGGCCCGCAGGTCATTGAGCAGGAGGCGGGCATTGCCGAGTATGACTCTCGCGACCGGCCATTTATCTGGAGCATGACCGGCGGCGAAGTGCGTTATCACAGCGGCTTTGTCGATGCGCTGGTGCCGGACGGCGTTCACGCGGTACAGCAGGCGCTGAATCAGGCGCTCAGCGCAGGTAAACCGGCGCAGCTACGTACCGATGACTATCAACGCTATCTCGACAAACTGAGCCGGGTCGATACCGCGCAGCAGGCCGATAGTGCCCAGATCAAAGGGCTTTTTGGGGAGGTGAAATAA
- a CDS encoding malonate decarboxylase subunit alpha, which produces MLSGQTALRQWDTRRTEKQRRMVATGLKGKVIPTDRIVELMETLIAPGDRVVLEGNNQKQADFLSRSLAEVSPNRLHDLHMIMPSVGRSEHLDIFEKGIARKLDFSFSGTQSLRISQLLEDGQLEIGAIHTYIELYARLYVDLAPNVALVAGFKADRKGNLYTGPSTEDTPALVEAAAFHDGIVIAQVNELVDDETDLPRVDIPGSWVDYVVVADKPFFIEPLFTRDPRLIKQEHILMAMMAIKGIYAEHQVQSLNHGIGFNTAAIELLLPTYGERLGLRGKICKHWTLNPHPTLIPAIESGWVESVHCFGGELGMEAYVAARPDVFFTGSDGAMRSNRALCQLAGQYAVDMFIGSTLQVDGLANSSTVTVGRLSGFGGAPNMGHDPHGRRHATPAWLNMKTDSDPMLRGRKLVVQMVETFQAGVKPTFVEKLDAIEVAKTSGMPLAPVMIYGDDVTHVLTEEGIAYLYRSDDPEERRAMVAAVAGITDIGLGVDAQRVAELRRSGKVVFPEDLGIRRSEATRSLLAAGSVADLVEWSGGLYNPPAKFRSW; this is translated from the coding sequence ATGTTATCTGGACAAACCGCGCTGCGGCAATGGGACACTCGCCGGACGGAAAAACAGCGCCGAATGGTGGCGACCGGTCTGAAAGGCAAGGTTATCCCTACGGACCGTATCGTTGAGCTAATGGAAACCCTGATAGCCCCCGGTGACCGGGTGGTGCTGGAAGGAAACAACCAAAAACAGGCCGATTTTTTATCGCGCTCCCTGGCTGAAGTTTCCCCAAATCGCCTGCACGACCTGCATATGATTATGCCAAGCGTCGGGCGCAGCGAACATCTCGATATTTTCGAAAAGGGTATTGCCCGTAAGCTGGACTTCTCATTTTCCGGAACCCAAAGCCTGCGTATCTCCCAATTGCTGGAGGATGGTCAGCTCGAGATTGGTGCCATTCACACCTACATCGAACTCTATGCCCGGTTGTATGTGGATCTGGCGCCAAATGTGGCGCTGGTTGCAGGATTTAAAGCCGACCGTAAGGGCAACCTCTATACCGGCCCCAGCACCGAAGACACCCCGGCGCTGGTGGAAGCGGCAGCCTTCCACGACGGCATCGTTATCGCTCAGGTTAACGAACTGGTGGATGACGAAACGGATTTGCCCCGCGTCGATATTCCCGGCTCGTGGGTAGATTACGTGGTGGTAGCGGATAAGCCTTTCTTTATCGAGCCGCTATTTACCCGCGACCCGCGCCTTATCAAACAAGAACATATTTTGATGGCAATGATGGCCATCAAAGGTATCTACGCCGAACACCAGGTGCAGTCGCTCAACCACGGTATTGGTTTTAACACTGCCGCTATCGAGCTGCTTCTGCCGACTTACGGCGAACGCCTGGGACTGCGCGGCAAAATCTGTAAACACTGGACTCTCAACCCGCATCCTACGCTGATTCCGGCCATTGAAAGCGGCTGGGTAGAGAGCGTGCACTGCTTCGGCGGTGAGCTGGGTATGGAGGCCTACGTGGCCGCACGTCCGGATGTGTTCTTTACCGGCAGCGATGGCGCAATGCGATCAAACCGGGCGCTATGCCAGCTGGCCGGGCAGTATGCGGTCGATATGTTTATCGGCTCCACTCTTCAGGTCGATGGCCTGGCCAACTCCTCTACCGTCACCGTTGGTCGCCTTTCCGGCTTCGGCGGCGCGCCGAACATGGGCCACGATCCGCACGGCCGCCGCCATGCGACTCCGGCATGGCTCAATATGAAAACCGATTCCGACCCTATGCTCCGCGGCCGCAAGCTGGTGGTGCAGATGGTGGAAACCTTCCAGGCGGGGGTTAAGCCAACCTTTGTTGAGAAACTCGACGCCATCGAGGTGGCTAAAACCTCCGGTATGCCGCTGGCTCCAGTGATGATCTACGGCGACGACGTGACCCACGTTTTGACCGAGGAAGGCATCGCTTATCTGTACCGTTCAGACGATCCCGAAGAGCGGCGGGCGATGGTTGCGGCAGTGGCCGGGATAACCGATATCGGCCTGGGCGTGGATGCTCAGCGCGTCGCTGAACTGCGCCGCAGCGGCAAAGTGGTCTTCCCGGAAGACCTTGGCATCCGCCGTAGCGAGGCTACCCGCTCTCTGCTGGCCGCAGGCAGTGTCGCCGATCTGGTGGAGTGGTCAGGCGGTCTTTATAACCCACCGGCAAAATTCCGGAGCTGGTAA
- the mdcC gene encoding malonate decarboxylase acyl carrier protein gives MEKIQLSFPATRMLSGHSLAGVVGSGDMEVLFTATGGEALTVEIITSVDNSQRRWQTLFERIALFTALPAGTMQIHDFGATPGVARIRIEQVFEEVSHA, from the coding sequence ATGGAAAAGATTCAATTGTCTTTCCCGGCGACCCGAATGCTTAGCGGTCATTCGCTGGCAGGCGTAGTCGGTTCCGGGGATATGGAAGTGTTATTCACCGCGACCGGCGGTGAGGCGCTCACCGTTGAGATTATTACCTCGGTGGACAACAGTCAGCGCCGCTGGCAAACCCTGTTTGAACGGATTGCCCTGTTTACCGCACTACCGGCCGGAACCATGCAAATCCACGACTTCGGCGCCACGCCGGGCGTTGCGCGGATCCGTATTGAACAGGTGTTTGAGGAGGTCAGCCATGCGTGA
- the mdcB gene encoding 2-(5''-triphosphoribosyl)-3'-dephosphocoenzyme-A synthase: MNLQPQIVSASRAHRLADLACWSLIEEARLTPKPGLVDARGSGAHQDLDLALMERSALSLRPTFQALAAECWQRPADVALRQAVGRLGREGEAQMMQATAGVNTHRGAIWALGLLVSGAAMVAPGGDVRQIAQAAAAIARLPDSATPVHFSKGQRACQRYQVPGAREEAQRGFPHVTELGLPQLRRSRERGASEPHARLDALMAIMTSLADTCVLSRAGWEGMAAMQRGARRVLAFGGCGQPAGRAALAHLDREMLVLNASPGGAADLLAATLLLDAIETRLHD, from the coding sequence ATGAATCTACAGCCTCAAATAGTTTCCGCGTCGCGCGCGCATCGGCTGGCGGATCTGGCCTGCTGGAGCCTGATTGAAGAGGCGCGGCTGACGCCGAAGCCCGGCCTGGTGGATGCACGCGGCAGCGGAGCGCATCAGGATCTCGACCTGGCGCTGATGGAGCGTTCAGCCCTCAGCCTGCGCCCTACATTTCAGGCCCTGGCCGCAGAGTGCTGGCAGCGCCCGGCAGATGTCGCTCTGCGCCAGGCCGTTGGCCGACTGGGTCGGGAAGGTGAAGCGCAAATGATGCAGGCCACCGCAGGCGTCAACACCCATCGGGGAGCTATCTGGGCGCTGGGATTACTGGTTAGCGGTGCGGCGATGGTCGCACCAGGGGGAGATGTCCGGCAGATAGCCCAGGCCGCTGCCGCGATAGCGCGGTTACCCGATAGCGCCACGCCGGTTCACTTCAGCAAAGGTCAGCGGGCCTGCCAGCGTTATCAGGTTCCGGGGGCGCGTGAAGAAGCCCAGCGCGGTTTTCCACACGTGACCGAACTTGGTTTACCGCAGCTGCGCCGCAGCCGTGAACGCGGCGCGAGTGAGCCTCACGCCAGGCTTGATGCGCTGATGGCCATTATGACCAGCCTTGCCGATACCTGTGTGCTGTCACGCGCTGGGTGGGAAGGGATGGCGGCGATGCAGCGCGGAGCGCGACGAGTGCTGGCCTTTGGTGGCTGCGGGCAACCTGCGGGACGTGCGGCGCTTGCTCACCTTGACCGGGAGATGCTGGTGCTCAACGCCTCGCCCGGTGGGGCCGCCGACCTGCTGGCCGCAACGCTACTGCTGGATGCTATCGAAACCCGTTTACACGATTAA
- a CDS encoding 3,4-dihydroxybenzoate decarboxylase, translating into MSQSFSDQPSQVTSLRSALALLADYPDELITTDEPVDPMAELSGVYRYVGAHGTVQRPTRQGPAMIFNRIKGYDDMRVAIGVLSSRKRVARMFGTSPERLAMMLKDAVSSPIAPVVIPQSQAVCQEVVHRATDPDFDILRLLPAPTNTPEDAGPYFTLGMCYASDPQTGESDVTIHRLCVQSKDEISIYFVPGRHIDVFRQKAEQAGKPLPISVSIGVDPAIEIGACFEPPTTPLGFDELSIAGRLRNKAVELTQCLTVDARAIANAEIVIEGEVLPGVRVREDQNTNSGKAMPEFPGYTGAAQAEVPVIKVKAITHRRHPIMQTCIGPSDEHTNMAGIPTEASILQMTERAMPGFVQNVHCPSPGTGKYLAVIQVKKRSINDEGRQRQAALLAFAAFSELKHVMLVDEDVDIFDLSDVMWAMTTRYQGDVDSIFIPGVRCHPLDPSADPAYSPSIPAHGVSCKAIFDCTVPWALKEHFQRSQFLEVDVERFIPGFNSQL; encoded by the coding sequence ATGTCACAATCTTTCTCCGACCAGCCTTCGCAAGTTACTTCTCTGCGCAGCGCGCTGGCGCTGCTGGCCGATTATCCAGATGAATTAATTACTACCGATGAGCCGGTCGATCCGATGGCTGAACTCTCCGGCGTTTACCGCTATGTCGGGGCGCACGGTACGGTGCAGCGTCCGACCCGTCAGGGGCCAGCGATGATTTTCAACCGGATAAAAGGCTATGACGATATGCGGGTGGCTATCGGCGTATTGTCTTCGCGCAAGCGGGTGGCGCGCATGTTTGGCACTTCTCCAGAGCGGCTGGCGATGATGCTGAAAGACGCCGTGTCATCACCGATTGCGCCGGTGGTTATTCCCCAGTCCCAGGCGGTTTGCCAGGAAGTCGTGCACCGGGCCACTGACCCGGATTTTGATATTCTGCGCCTGCTGCCTGCGCCGACTAATACGCCGGAAGATGCCGGGCCGTACTTTACCCTGGGCATGTGCTACGCCTCTGACCCACAAACCGGTGAATCTGATGTGACCATCCACCGCCTGTGCGTGCAGAGCAAAGACGAGATCTCGATTTACTTTGTTCCGGGCCGCCATATCGACGTATTTCGTCAGAAAGCGGAGCAGGCGGGTAAACCGCTGCCAATCTCCGTTAGCATTGGCGTTGATCCGGCCATTGAGATCGGTGCCTGCTTTGAGCCGCCAACCACGCCATTGGGCTTTGATGAGCTATCGATTGCCGGGCGGTTGCGCAACAAGGCGGTTGAGCTGACACAATGCCTGACAGTGGATGCCCGCGCCATCGCGAATGCGGAAATTGTCATTGAGGGCGAAGTGCTGCCCGGCGTGCGGGTTCGGGAAGACCAAAACACCAATAGCGGTAAGGCGATGCCAGAGTTTCCCGGCTATACCGGCGCGGCCCAGGCCGAGGTACCGGTTATCAAGGTGAAAGCGATAACCCATCGTCGCCACCCTATCATGCAGACCTGTATTGGCCCGAGCGATGAACACACCAATATGGCGGGAATCCCGACTGAAGCCAGCATTTTGCAAATGACCGAACGGGCAATGCCGGGCTTTGTGCAGAACGTTCACTGCCCGTCGCCTGGCACCGGTAAATACCTGGCGGTCATTCAGGTTAAGAAACGCAGCATTAACGATGAAGGACGTCAGCGCCAGGCCGCGCTATTGGCTTTCGCCGCTTTCTCCGAGCTAAAACACGTCATGCTGGTGGATGAGGATGTAGATATCTTCGATTTAAGCGATGTTATGTGGGCAATGACTACCCGTTATCAGGGCGATGTCGATTCGATATTTATTCCCGGCGTGCGTTGCCACCCGCTCGATCCTTCCGCCGATCCAGCCTACAGCCCGTCTATTCCGGCGCATGGCGTCTCCTGTAAGGCGATATTTGACTGCACGGTTCCGTGGGCATTAAAGGAACATTTCCAGCGCAGCCAATTTCTGGAAGTGGACGTAGAGCGTTTTATTCCCGGATTTAATAGCCAGTTATAA